One genomic segment of [Phormidium] sp. ETS-05 includes these proteins:
- a CDS encoding CHASE2 domain-containing protein, producing MWEWRGVWVATPSIAGLVILLRFAGLLQAWEWGSYDLFFNLRTLEPPDDRVAIVGIDEDDVHEIGQSIIPDAIYADLLSKLAAMEARAIGLDVYKDLPVEPGAKELETVFANTPQIIGIQKVVGEAGRDTVAANPTLKAKGQVGANDMLVDADQRVRRGLVMVADNDDNILPSFSLYTAALYLKGEGIGFQWGQGDNQDKLYFKDTELTRFGPDDGGYVRADKGGYQILLNYRGPSQHFETVSMMDIIKERVPPDWAKDRVILIGKVGESFKDVFFTPYSSSLRSFSKPTAGVEVHANLVSQILGAVLDDRPLIKSWSEPVEWLWILFWSAAGAILTWKWRYANHGKYALLQKLGAPIIGGGIIVGSAYVAFLGGWWIPVVPPILALAGSVTTITAYIARTAGDIRKTFGRYLTDEVVANLLENPEGAKLGGERRSITILTSDLRGFTATSERLPPEEVIKVVNHYLEYMADAITKYGGTIDEFMGDGILVLFGAPTKRPDDAERAVACAVAMQLAMAPVNKQMEEWGLPPLEMGIGINTGEVVVGNIGSEKRTKYGIVGSQVNLTYRIEGYTTGGQILITESTLKEAGSIVKIDGEKQVQPKGVKEPITIYDVGGVTGKYNLFLKKEEEVFAPVPEAILLKYALLDGKHVGDADLKANIIQLSPRGAQLAAIHNGEGEFMPPPLTNIKLNLLIPNDGAISGEDVYAKVMEKETAPGKFYIRFTAKPPVVAKMLDELYKSISH from the coding sequence ATGTGGGAGTGGCGCGGGGTATGGGTCGCCACCCCCTCGATCGCCGGTTTGGTCATCCTCTTGCGCTTCGCCGGACTGTTGCAGGCTTGGGAATGGGGCAGTTATGACCTATTTTTTAACCTGCGAACCCTGGAACCACCGGACGATCGGGTTGCGATCGTCGGGATCGACGAAGACGATGTACATGAAATCGGACAATCCATCATCCCCGATGCCATCTACGCCGACCTCCTTTCTAAACTGGCCGCAATGGAAGCGAGGGCGATCGGACTCGACGTATATAAAGACCTCCCCGTAGAACCCGGTGCCAAAGAATTAGAGACAGTGTTTGCCAATACCCCCCAAATCATTGGCATCCAAAAAGTCGTCGGGGAAGCCGGACGGGACACCGTAGCCGCCAACCCCACCCTCAAAGCCAAAGGACAAGTCGGCGCCAACGATATGCTCGTAGATGCCGACCAGAGAGTACGGCGGGGCCTGGTGATGGTAGCCGATAATGACGACAACATCTTGCCCAGTTTCAGCCTCTACACCGCCGCTCTCTATCTCAAAGGAGAAGGGATTGGGTTCCAATGGGGACAAGGAGATAATCAAGATAAACTATACTTCAAAGACACCGAGTTAACTCGCTTTGGACCCGACGATGGCGGCTACGTCCGCGCTGACAAAGGCGGCTATCAAATCTTGCTCAACTATCGTGGACCGAGCCAGCACTTTGAGACCGTCTCCATGATGGATATCATCAAAGAGCGCGTCCCCCCAGACTGGGCAAAAGACCGCGTTATCTTGATCGGCAAAGTCGGGGAGAGTTTTAAAGATGTGTTCTTCACCCCCTACAGCAGCAGCCTGCGCTCCTTCTCCAAACCCACCGCTGGGGTAGAAGTTCACGCCAACCTCGTCAGCCAAATCCTCGGCGCCGTGTTGGACGATCGGCCCTTAATTAAAAGCTGGTCAGAACCCGTCGAGTGGCTGTGGATATTGTTCTGGTCCGCCGCTGGTGCCATTCTGACCTGGAAATGGCGCTACGCCAATCACGGCAAATACGCCCTCCTGCAAAAATTGGGCGCCCCCATTATCGGCGGTGGTATCATCGTCGGCAGTGCTTACGTAGCCTTCTTGGGCGGCTGGTGGATACCCGTAGTCCCCCCCATCCTCGCACTAGCAGGGTCCGTCACCACCATCACCGCCTACATCGCCCGTACCGCAGGCGACATCCGCAAAACCTTCGGACGCTACCTCACCGACGAAGTAGTAGCCAATCTGCTAGAAAACCCCGAAGGCGCCAAACTCGGCGGCGAAAGAAGGTCAATTACTATTCTCACCTCCGATTTACGCGGCTTCACCGCCACCTCCGAACGCTTGCCCCCCGAAGAAGTGATTAAAGTCGTCAACCATTACCTGGAATACATGGCCGATGCCATCACCAAGTATGGTGGCACCATTGACGAATTCATGGGAGACGGCATTCTCGTCCTCTTCGGCGCCCCCACCAAAAGACCCGATGACGCCGAAAGAGCCGTTGCTTGCGCCGTCGCTATGCAGTTGGCAATGGCACCAGTCAACAAACAAATGGAAGAATGGGGACTCCCACCATTAGAAATGGGCATCGGTATCAACACCGGGGAAGTGGTGGTGGGCAACATCGGCTCAGAAAAACGCACCAAATATGGTATCGTGGGTAGTCAAGTTAACCTCACTTACCGCATTGAGGGCTACACCACCGGTGGTCAAATTCTGATTACCGAATCCACATTAAAAGAGGCAGGGTCGATCGTCAAAATCGACGGCGAAAAGCAAGTCCAGCCCAAAGGCGTCAAAGAACCAATCACCATCTATGACGTGGGGGGTGTCACCGGCAAATACAACCTCTTCTTGAAAAAAGAAGAAGAAGTATTCGCCCCAGTGCCAGAAGCCATCCTCCTCAAATACGCTCTATTGGATGGTAAGCATGTGGGGGATGCGGATTTAAAGGCCAATATCATCCAGCTTTCCCCCAGAGGCGCCCAACTCGCCGCCATTCACAACGGCGAAGGGGAATTTATGCCACCCCCCCTCACCAATATCAAGTTAAATCTCTTGATACCGAACGATGGCGCCATCTCAGGGGAAGATGTCTATGCCAAAGTGATGGAAAAAGAGACGGCTCCCGGTAAGTTTTACATCCGGTTTACAGCGAAACCACCTGTAGTCGCGAAAATGCTCGATGAGCTGTACAAATCCATTAGTCATTAG
- a CDS encoding MBL fold metallo-hydrolase has translation MTKLIFLGSTSAMTVAPDNYQSNMLLVSDDGSKLLIDCGSDIRFSLYDVGLSYLHITDIYLSNLHSDKVGGLEYIAFASKFDPRCNKPKLYLSKDMAGDLWPRSLSGGLRYVEGDITDLDTFFEINKIGHDGNYFEWQGINISLVRTVSLNTNYYLMPSYGLFFEIQGTKVFLTLDTMNIDNLMEAYDQADIIFHDCETAEKKSGSHSHYEDLSKLPDKIRRKMWLYNYNYGYLPDAVQAGFRGWVKRGQEVDFSLVGS, from the coding sequence ATGACAAAATTAATTTTTTTGGGTTCTACCTCAGCCATGACCGTGGCACCAGATAACTATCAATCAAATATGCTATTGGTCAGCGATGATGGAAGCAAACTTTTAATTGATTGCGGCTCGGACATCAGATTTTCCCTGTATGATGTAGGACTTTCTTATTTGCATATAACCGATATTTACCTGAGCAATTTGCACTCAGATAAAGTGGGAGGCTTAGAATATATTGCTTTTGCCTCCAAATTTGACCCTAGATGCAACAAACCAAAACTTTATCTTAGTAAAGATATGGCAGGAGATTTGTGGCCGAGAAGTTTATCTGGGGGACTGCGGTATGTAGAGGGAGACATCACAGATTTAGACACATTTTTTGAAATTAATAAAATTGGCCACGATGGAAATTATTTTGAATGGCAAGGAATAAATATTAGTTTGGTTAGAACGGTTTCACTAAACACTAATTATTATTTAATGCCCAGCTATGGATTATTTTTTGAAATTCAAGGTACTAAGGTTTTCCTGACATTAGATACTATGAACATTGATAATTTAATGGAGGCATACGACCAAGCCGATATAATATTCCATGACTGCGAGACAGCGGAGAAAAAAAGTGGCAGTCATTCCCATTATGAGGATTTGTCAAAATTGCCGGATAAGATTCGCCGCAAAATGTGGCTATATAATTATAACTATGGCTATCTTCCTGATGCGGTGCAAGCCGGTTTTCGCGGTTGGGTGAAGCGGGGACAAGAGGTTGATTTTTCCTTAGTAGGCAGTTAG
- a CDS encoding class I SAM-dependent methyltransferase: MTTVNLPYFDSLLEELGKENPELKQAFGRHVHWGYWPEPRTADGSVTDFAKAAERLSEKVCAAGGVRDRLRILDAGCGFGGTIALVNERFSPINLVGLNIDARQLTRAREQVLPRPNNTIEFVQGDACAMPFEDNSFDIVFAVECIFHFPSREKFFQEARRVLRPGGKLALCDFVALELANPIFKTVGKLFGDSIYRTYGQVKSDFTASDYRQLAEKTGFTRSFMEDITPGTVPTYPVVRQLQRRHNQADIEKVTAMAEWLARLGWVRYQVWAFDVP; the protein is encoded by the coding sequence ATGACAACAGTTAATCTACCTTATTTTGACTCTTTATTAGAGGAATTGGGTAAGGAAAATCCAGAGTTAAAACAGGCATTTGGGCGCCATGTTCACTGGGGATATTGGCCGGAACCGAGGACGGCGGATGGCTCGGTGACTGATTTTGCTAAGGCGGCGGAGCGGCTGTCTGAGAAGGTTTGCGCTGCTGGTGGGGTGCGCGATCGCCTGCGGATACTAGATGCAGGTTGTGGGTTTGGTGGGACGATCGCCCTGGTGAATGAGCGATTTTCTCCTATCAATCTCGTGGGGTTAAACATCGATGCCCGACAGTTAACCCGCGCCCGGGAGCAAGTGTTACCCCGCCCCAATAATACCATAGAATTTGTGCAAGGGGACGCCTGCGCCATGCCTTTTGAGGATAATTCTTTTGATATTGTTTTCGCCGTGGAGTGTATTTTCCACTTCCCCAGTCGGGAAAAGTTTTTTCAAGAAGCGCGGCGGGTGTTGCGTCCCGGTGGTAAGCTGGCTTTATGCGACTTCGTAGCCCTAGAATTAGCCAACCCCATATTTAAAACTGTGGGCAAGTTGTTCGGCGATAGCATATATCGCACTTATGGCCAAGTCAAAAGCGATTTTACGGCTTCTGACTATCGCCAACTGGCGGAAAAAACTGGTTTTACTCGCAGTTTTATGGAAGATATCACCCCTGGTACTGTACCAACTTATCCCGTGGTGCGACAATTGCAACGCCGTCATAATCAAGCTGATATTGAAAAAGTCACAGCAATGGCGGAATGGTTGGCGCGGTTGGGGTGGGTGCGCTATCAAGTTTGGGCTTTTGATGTGCCATAG
- a CDS encoding DUF928 domain-containing protein, whose protein sequence is MGWPKLFPSVSALAFVLSPLVVLTSANTVRAQINFNAPASDVGRPASSIGGGTRAGGACITGGQLQALMPLPNNIGRSTSQTPDLFWYVPQTVAKTAELVLTDNAKNELYVAELALTGKPGIVKVTIPESAKLEVGQEYEWQLALVCDPGDRASDKFVVGKVAIVDQTPQLETALAAATTPVEKAAAYAQAGIWQETVSSLAAVSSQYPQQWQELVQSALRSALAVDQMQPPQQAEAIEAIKTIATAPVLEPQVESYDLGN, encoded by the coding sequence ATGGGTTGGCCAAAACTTTTTCCCTCTGTGAGCGCCCTTGCCTTCGTCCTTTCCCCACTGGTTGTCCTCACCTCGGCGAACACGGTGCGGGCGCAAATTAACTTTAATGCCCCAGCCTCAGATGTGGGACGGCCCGCCAGTTCTATTGGCGGGGGCACCCGCGCCGGTGGTGCTTGTATCACCGGTGGACAGTTACAGGCTCTGATGCCTCTACCAAATAATATTGGCAGAAGCACTAGCCAAACGCCGGATTTGTTTTGGTATGTACCCCAAACTGTGGCGAAAACTGCTGAATTAGTGCTGACGGATAACGCGAAAAACGAACTCTATGTGGCAGAATTGGCGCTAACGGGCAAACCGGGGATTGTGAAAGTGACAATTCCTGAATCTGCCAAGCTGGAAGTAGGCCAAGAGTATGAGTGGCAGTTGGCTCTGGTGTGCGACCCGGGCGATCGCGCCAGCGATAAGTTTGTGGTGGGTAAAGTGGCCATTGTGGATCAGACGCCACAGCTAGAAACGGCTCTCGCTGCCGCCACTACCCCAGTAGAAAAGGCCGCCGCTTATGCTCAAGCCGGGATTTGGCAAGAAACTGTTTCTAGCCTAGCGGCGGTTAGCTCGCAATACCCGCAACAATGGCAAGAACTGGTGCAGTCAGCTTTGCGCTCCGCTTTGGCAGTAGATCAGATGCAGCCGCCACAGCAAGCAGAGGCGATCGAAGCCATCAAAACGATCGCCACCGCCCCCGTGCTGGAGCCCCAAGTAGAAAGTTACGATTTGGGTAATTAA
- a CDS encoding DUF928 domain-containing protein: MEKVYPVGKIVGVLLSPALVIGSGLVVPQGAVGLDFNPPSGDVGRPASSIGGGTRGGSCTSNNPMGELRALMPLQNNIGRTTSQTPTLYWYVPKNTAKYGEFVVTDEQGNELYLEEELQVPAAGGLVKITIPATAQLEMGKEYKWQMSLVCDPEDRSTDEWDRGKLVTVTADENLQKALEAAGTDAIKQAEAYASAGIWQETLGSIIEMRQERQTEWTDLVEKVLKPVMQQHLNRENEARIENQKLSPEELAQWLEQVTLAIATSPLVELTAAN, encoded by the coding sequence TTGGAAAAAGTCTATCCAGTGGGAAAAATCGTGGGGGTGCTGCTATCACCCGCTTTGGTCATCGGTTCGGGATTGGTGGTGCCACAAGGGGCCGTGGGGTTGGACTTTAACCCGCCATCAGGGGACGTAGGCAGACCAGCAAGTTCGATCGGCGGAGGCACTCGGGGGGGTAGCTGTACTTCAAATAACCCGATGGGAGAGTTGCGAGCCCTGATGCCTCTGCAGAACAACATCGGCAGAACTACATCCCAAACACCGACCCTGTATTGGTATGTGCCGAAAAACACGGCTAAATATGGTGAGTTCGTCGTGACAGACGAGCAAGGTAACGAATTATACCTGGAAGAAGAGTTGCAAGTACCTGCCGCTGGCGGATTGGTGAAAATCACGATTCCAGCGACGGCACAGCTAGAAATGGGCAAAGAGTACAAGTGGCAGATGTCCTTGGTTTGCGATCCGGAAGACCGCAGTACGGATGAATGGGATCGGGGCAAGTTGGTAACGGTGACTGCTGATGAAAACTTGCAAAAAGCACTGGAGGCGGCGGGAACTGATGCCATAAAACAGGCGGAAGCCTATGCTAGTGCGGGGATTTGGCAGGAAACTCTGGGCAGCATTATTGAGATGCGCCAAGAACGTCAGACGGAATGGACCGACCTGGTGGAAAAAGTGCTGAAACCAGTGATGCAGCAGCATTTGAATCGGGAAAATGAAGCCAGAATCGAGAATCAAAAGCTGTCGCCAGAAGAACTGGCTCAGTGGTTGGAGCAGGTGACCCTGGCGATCGCTACTTCCCCACTGGTGGAACTAACAGCGGCAAATTAG
- a CDS encoding filamentous hemagglutinin N-terminal domain-containing protein, whose product MKHWTSGTIITTIIAIIGVTNTETVQGQIIPDASLPVNSIVTQDGNNVQITGGTTAGGNLFHSFQEFSLLRGGEAYFNNAAAIENIFARITGSSISRIDGLIQSNGGANLYLLNPNGIIFGANARLNIGGSFFATTADRVVFNDGQMFSVENPNSAPPLLTINVPVGLQFGSNGGIEVIGGGVNSFTDAASPSFGDLAAREIESQQMALASDVGLRVLEGKTIGLFGGSLNLDGAVLAAPLGRIQLRAITSGEISLGDDNFGGIDTVYNDVKISGNSALITSGIGGGRIEISGRRLGISDRSQVRADTFGTLPGGKVTLFASEAVEINTASTIGVQTFGAATAGEVMIETSNLTITGGSWVHANSLAAGTAGNITIRASSGVELRDAPNRGFTALAEVLDASSLVGPGSGGTVRVETRQFVARDGARVGVQTLGAGNAGTITLRASESVEVSGVSPDGELVSHISAATLGTGDAGSVILETQRLALRDGAAIGSLTRPDSDGEGGIVRIVASDAVEIVGTTPDGRFGSTLSAVTAGRGDAGSIVVETGRLTVRDRALVEARTTGTGNAGNITINSSNVRVQNQGNITVSGSNIGIPGNININTLFLQLQDNSTLSAESATGKGGNITLQAADIRIREQSSITAAGSQTGNITTEGNISIDAETLVLLENSNITTSAIDPQGGSNITITALPGKDLVLLKSPDSTINAVGELTIEGYNQVQTPDIPTPDITQIDNLISNQCRDTDGSSFFITGRGGIPPSPVQPLTPTATTITWAVPSEETSHNLPPKHQPPTIEANGWTVAPDGTIVLSHLVICQKSNNQ is encoded by the coding sequence ATGAAACATTGGACATCAGGAACAATCATAACCACAATTATCGCGATTATTGGGGTGACGAACACGGAGACTGTGCAGGGGCAAATTATCCCTGATGCCAGTCTGCCGGTCAATTCTATTGTCACTCAAGATGGCAATAATGTGCAAATTACTGGTGGGACGACTGCTGGGGGCAACCTATTTCACAGTTTCCAGGAATTTTCCCTACTTAGGGGTGGCGAAGCCTATTTTAATAATGCCGCTGCCATTGAAAATATATTCGCTCGCATCACGGGCAGTTCTATTTCTAGGATTGATGGCTTAATTCAAAGTAATGGAGGGGCAAATTTATATCTACTCAACCCTAATGGGATCATATTTGGTGCTAATGCTAGATTAAATATCGGGGGCTCTTTCTTTGCTACTACCGCCGATCGGGTGGTCTTTAATGATGGCCAGATGTTTAGCGTGGAAAATCCCAATTCAGCCCCCCCTCTGTTAACGATTAATGTTCCCGTGGGGCTGCAATTTGGTTCTAATGGAGGGATAGAGGTGATAGGTGGCGGGGTAAATTCTTTTACCGATGCGGCTAGCCCCTCATTTGGTGATTTGGCTGCCAGGGAAATCGAATCACAACAAATGGCTCTGGCATCGGATGTGGGTTTGCGGGTATTAGAGGGGAAAACGATCGGCTTATTCGGCGGCTCTCTGAATTTGGATGGAGCGGTGCTGGCAGCTCCTCTAGGTAGGATTCAGTTGCGGGCTATTACCAGTGGGGAAATATCGTTAGGTGATGATAATTTTGGTGGCATCGATACTGTATATAATGATGTGAAGATATCGGGGAATTCGGCGTTGATTACTAGCGGGATTGGTGGCGGCAGAATTGAGATTTCTGGGCGCCGCCTTGGGATTAGCGATCGCTCCCAAGTCAGAGCCGACACCTTTGGCACCCTCCCCGGAGGCAAAGTCACCTTATTTGCTTCCGAAGCTGTAGAAATCAACACCGCCAGTACCATTGGTGTTCAGACTTTTGGCGCTGCCACTGCAGGGGAGGTGATGATAGAAACTAGCAATTTAACGATTACTGGTGGTAGTTGGGTTCATGCCAATAGTTTGGCGGCGGGGACAGCCGGAAATATCACCATTCGCGCCTCGTCTGGAGTAGAATTGCGCGATGCCCCAAATCGAGGTTTTACCGCTTTGGCGGAAGTATTGGACGCTTCTAGTCTCGTCGGACCGGGTAGCGGCGGCACTGTGAGGGTGGAAACCAGGCAGTTTGTGGCTCGGGATGGTGCTAGGGTGGGAGTGCAGACGTTAGGCGCGGGGAATGCGGGGACTATTACCCTGCGTGCCTCGGAGTCAGTGGAAGTCAGCGGCGTTTCCCCCGATGGCGAGTTAGTCAGTCATATATCAGCCGCAACCCTTGGCACTGGAGATGCTGGGAGCGTTATCTTGGAAACTCAGCGTTTAGCTCTGCGCGATGGGGCGGCGATCGGCTCTCTTACCCGTCCCGACAGCGACGGCGAAGGTGGTATCGTGCGCATTGTGGCTAGTGATGCAGTGGAGATAGTTGGTACTACACCGGATGGCAGGTTTGGCAGCACCTTGAGCGCCGTTACCGCCGGTAGAGGCGATGCGGGGAGTATAGTGGTAGAAACGGGAAGGTTAACCGTGCGCGATCGAGCCTTAGTCGAAGCCAGAACCACCGGAACCGGAAACGCCGGAAATATTACCATCAATAGCAGCAATGTACGAGTGCAAAATCAAGGCAACATCACCGTTAGCGGTTCCAATATTGGCATTCCCGGCAACATCAACATCAACACCCTATTCCTCCAATTACAAGATAACAGCACTTTGAGCGCCGAATCTGCCACCGGAAAAGGTGGTAACATCACCCTGCAAGCTGCCGACATCCGCATCCGTGAACAAAGCAGCATCACCGCCGCCGGTAGCCAAACCGGGAACATCACCACCGAAGGCAACATTAGCATCGATGCCGAAACCCTAGTCCTCCTGGAAAACAGCAACATCACCACCAGCGCGATCGACCCCCAAGGCGGCAGCAACATCACCATTACCGCTCTACCGGGGAAAGACTTAGTATTATTAAAATCCCCCGATAGCACCATCAACGCCGTGGGAGAATTAACCATCGAAGGATACAATCAAGTCCAGACCCCCGACATCCCCACCCCCGACATTACCCAAATCGACAACCTCATTAGCAACCAATGCCGAGATACCGACGGTAGCAGCTTCTTCATCACCGGACGCGGTGGCATTCCCCCCAGTCCCGTTCAACCCCTCACCCCCACCGCCACCACCATCACCTGGGCCGTCCCTTCCGAGGAAACCAGCCACAACCTCCCACCAAAGCATCAACCCCCCACTATCGAAGCCAACGGCTGGACAGTAGCCCCAGATGGCACGATCGTCCTTAGTCATTTGGTAATATGTCAGAAATCAAATAACCAATGA